The genomic region CTTAACCGGTGGTCTCTCTTTTCCCTGCCTCCCGAGTTTCAGGCGACGTTCCGGATACTCTTACTCGTGCCTATAGGCGCACTTATGGTCTGTATCCTCAGAAATATCATCGGCTTTCCCACTTTCGGCATTTTCATGCCGGTCCTGATGGCCCTTGCCTTCCGAAGCACGGGTCTCGGATACGGGCTTGCGATTTTCACAGGGGTAATCCTGATAGGCTACGTACTGCGCCTGCTCCTCGACAAACTCCACCTTCTTCTCGTGCCCCGTCTTTCCGTGGTCCTCACGGTAGTGATAGGGTGCTTCGCCTTTCTCGCCGTGGTGGGCTATAAGCTCGACGTGCGGGAGCTTATGTCCGTGGGTCTCCTGCCTTTCGTCATCCTCACCATGATGATCGAGCGTTTTTACGTGATCGTCGAGGAGTCAGGAGCGCGGGAGGGGCTCAAAAGTGCGGTCGGGAGTGCGGCCGTTGCGGCCATAACCCACCTGATCCTCCACCTCGAAACCCTTCAGCTCACCTTCTTCGTCTACCCGGAACTCCTTCTCGTGCTTGCGGCTCTGCAGATATTGATCGGCCGCTACACGGGCTACCGCCTTTCGGAGATCCTGCGCTTCCGGGCGCTTAACCAGAGATGAACGGTCCCGGCGCCATAAAATGGCTCAGGCAGATGGGCATCCTCGGCATGAACAGCCGGAATGCCGAATATATAATGGCACAAAATGCCCGCTCCTCTTTCCCTATGGTGGACGATAAGATTATCACCAAGCGTCTCGCCGCGGAGTTTTCGATCCCTACTCCACAGTTGTACCTCGTGATAGAGAACCATGGCGAAATCAACAATTTCGAGCAAGCCCTGGGAGACCACCGCTCTTTTGCCCTGAAACCTGCGCGCGGTTCCGGAGGGAGCGGTATCGTGCTCATTACAGACCGAAACGGGGAGGGGTTCATCAAACAAAGCGGGGCAGTCATTTCAAAGGATGACTTCCTTTACCATATTTTCGACATCCTCGCCGGTATCTATTCCCTTGAAGGCCTTGAAGACAAGGCTATCATGGAGGCCCTGGTCCACCCCGATCCTCTGTTTGCCGCCGTTACCTATGAAGGGGTACCCGATATACGCATTATCGCATACCGCGGCGTACCCGCCATGGCCATGGTCCGTCTCCCCACACAGGCATCCGACGGAAAGGCCAATATCCACCGGGGCGCTCTTGGCGCGGGTATCGATATGGCGAGGGGCGAGACTCTTTCGGCAGTGCACGGTTCGGAAGTAGTGACCGTTCACCCGGACACCGGCAATCCTATCGCAGGCATTCGCATACCCGGTTGGAAGGAGATGCTCCTCACCGCGGCGAAAGGCAGCGATATGACCGGTCTCGGCTATCTGGGCGTGGACCTCGTGATTGATATATCGGAAGGCCCCCTCATGCTCGAGATGAACGCCCGTCCGGGACTGCAGATCCAGGTTGCCAACGGGACAGGCCTCAAGAGCCGCCTCAACCTGATAGACCGTGCCCCTTCAGAGATATTTTCCTCACCCGAAAGCCGCGTAGAATGGGCAATGAAGACTTTCGGCAACAATAGGGACTAAAATAGTCG from Syntrophorhabdaceae bacterium harbors:
- a CDS encoding alpha-L-glutamate ligase-like protein, which encodes MNGPGAIKWLRQMGILGMNSRNAEYIMAQNARSSFPMVDDKIITKRLAAEFSIPTPQLYLVIENHGEINNFEQALGDHRSFALKPARGSGGSGIVLITDRNGEGFIKQSGAVISKDDFLYHIFDILAGIYSLEGLEDKAIMEALVHPDPLFAAVTYEGVPDIRIIAYRGVPAMAMVRLPTQASDGKANIHRGALGAGIDMARGETLSAVHGSEVVTVHPDTGNPIAGIRIPGWKEMLLTAAKGSDMTGLGYLGVDLVIDISEGPLMLEMNARPGLQIQVANGTGLKSRLNLIDRAPSEIFSSPESRVEWAMKTFGNNRD